From Primulina tabacum isolate GXHZ01 chromosome 2, ASM2559414v2, whole genome shotgun sequence, one genomic window encodes:
- the LOC142537582 gene encoding uncharacterized protein LOC142537582 gives MDGLRPILRRDVRVAVPTTFEVAVSRALAADQDQIDIERDRQVADTLSRKTKVITQLSLQRPLQSVIQQFELAVYARDEALNLATIKIQSTLRDRIQEGQSSNEKLQKWRLRDVAKSRKLYSKDYSIVRYRYRFWVPSGNFLREVIMKEAHDTLYSINPRSTKMYKDLQLLYWWPGMKRDILRFVSECLTCQQVKVGHQRLTGKLKPLPIPE, from the exons atggatggtctgcggccgatcttgcgccgcgatgttaGAGTGGCAGTCCCTACTACTTTTGAAGTCGCGGTTTCCAGAGCTCTTGCTGCGGACCAAGATCAGATCGACATTGAGAGGGACCGCCAGG tggctgacACACTGAGTAGAAAGACAAAagttattactcaattatcacttcagAGACCATTACAGTCCGTGATTCAGCAGTTTGAGCTTGCAGTATATGCTAGGGACGAGGCCCTTAATCTTGCCACTATTAAaatacagtcgactttgagggaTAGAATCCAAGAGGGGCAATCTTCTAATGAgaaattgcaaaagtggagactAAGAGATGTAGCTAAGAGTCGGAAGCTGTATTCCAAGGATTATAGCATTGTTCGATATCGATATCGATTTTGGGTTCCTAGTGGAAATTTTTTAAGAGAagtcattatgaaggaagctcatgacactTTGTACTCCATTAATCCTagaagtacgaagatgtacaaggatctgcaatTATTATACTGGTGGCCGGgaatgaagcgagacatcttaagatttgtgtccgagtgtttgacatgccaACAAGTTAAAGTTGGGCATCAAAGGCTAACTGGaaaacttaagccacttcctattcccgagtag